The DNA window GCGATGGCAGCGGAGGTAGAGCCTGAAAGACGCGCAAAAATTGCTGTTGGACCCAACGCAAATACTGTTTTGTCGCTTGACCTGATTACTGATGGCGGGACAGGCAACCAGATAGATGATGGCGTCACATCAGGCGTTGTTTCAGGGCAGGGCACGAAGATCGTTGTTGAGGTTTTCGCAAAGGGTGTTACCACATCGCTGGTGGGTGTGAAAATCCTATTTGATTTTGATGCGTCTGTTTTAACGCTTGACAAGGTCGAGAATAGTGCTTTTGCCCTTGCGATTCCAGAAGCGACGGGCGCGAATTTTGCGGCTACTACGCCTGTTACTTTGCCATCTTCCGGTTTTCTGGCAAGGGCTGAGTTTTCCACCGTAGCGGATGTTACGAATAAGGAATTTACCCTTGGCATTAAGCAAGTTACGCTTGCTGAAAGCGCGGCATCGAGCGACGTAATCACGACAACAAATGCGATCTCGTTCAATGCCATGATCTCTCCCGATTTTGATGGCGATGGTCGGGTTGGCTTTGCTGACTTTTTGGCGTTTGCAGGGCAGTTCGGATCACGTCAAGGAGATGGAAGGTATGAAGCCAAATATGACCTGGACAGCGATGGCGCAATTGGATTTTCCGATTTTCTGATATTTAGCAGCAGCTTTGGTCAGCAAGTGTCGCCTTCTAACGGCGGTAGTAGCGGCGGCAGTGGGACGCCGCCAACGAGTACGCCTTTCGATCTGCATAGAGAGAACGAGGATCCGAACGGCATCACGTATGCCAACGACCGATTCTATGTGGTTGATGAGGGAGAATTTTCTACTGAGGGGGATGAGAAGGTCTATGCGTACACGAGTTCCGGACAGCGTGATGCAAGTGCAGACTNNNNNNNNNNNNNNNNNNNNNNNNNNNNNNNNNNNNNNNNNNNNNNNNNNNNNNNNNNNNNNNNNNNNNNNNNNNNNNNNNNNNNNNNNNNNNNNNNNNNNNNNNNNNNNNNNNNNNNNNNNNNNNNNNNNNNNNNNNNNNNNNNNNNNNNNNNNNNNNNNNNNNNNNNNNNNNNNNNNNNNNNNNNNNNNNNNNNNNNNNNNNNNNNNNNNNNNNNNNNNNNNNNNNNNNNNNNNNNNNNNNNNNNNNNNNNNNNNNNNNNNNNNNNNNNNNNNNNNNNNNNNNNNCATAGAGAGAACGAGGATCCGGAAGGCATCACGTATGCCAACAACCGATTCTATGTGGTTGATGATGCGTTAGGTGGTGGGAGTAAGGTCTATGCGTACACGAGTTCCGGGCAGCGTGATGCAAGTGCAGACTTCGATCTGCATAGAGACAATGGTAGCCCGGAAGGCATCACGTATGCCAACAACCGGTTCTATGTGGTTGATGTGGACGATGATAAGGTCTATGCGTACACGAGTTCCGGACAGCGTGATGCAAGTGCAGACTTCGATCTGGATATCGACATCATTATCGCGTATGGTATCACGTATGCCAACAACCGATTCTATGTGGTTGATGGGTTCGATGAGAAGGTCTATGCGTACACGAGTTCCGGACAGCGTGATGCAAGTGCAGACTTCGATCTGGATATCGACATCATTATCGCGTATGGTATCACGTATGCCAACAACCGATTCTATGTGGTTGATGGGTTCGATGAGAAGGTCTATGCGTACACGAGTTCCGGACAGCGTGATGCAAGTGCAGACTTCGATCTGCATAGAGAGAACAAGAGATCGGCAGGCATCACGTATGCCAACAACCGATTCTATGTGGTTGATTGGATCGATAAGAAGGTCTATGTGTACACGAGTTCCGGACAGCGTGATGCAAGTGCAGACTTCGATCTGGATAGCAACAACATTATAGCGAGTGGTATCACGTATGCCAACGACCAATTCTATGTGGTTGATGTGCTTGATAAGGTCTATGTGTACACGGGTTCCGAGCAATCGGGAAGTGGTGGTGGGACGCCGCCGAGCACATCTTTCTATCTTCATAGAGAGAACGAGGATCCGGAAGGCATCACGTATGCCAACAACCGATTCTATGTGGTTGATGATGCGTTAGGTGGTGGGAGTAAGGTCTATGCGTACACGAGTTCCGGGCAGCGTGATGCAAGTGCAGACTTCGATCTGCATAGAGACAATGGTAGCCCGGAAGGCATCACGTATGCCAACAACCGATTCTATGTGGTTGATTGGATCGATGAGAAGGTCTATGCGTACACGAGTTCTGGGCAGCGTGATGCAAGTGCAGACTTCGATCTGCATAGAGAGAACGAGGATCCGGAAGGCATCACGTATGCCAACAACCGATTCTATGTGGTTGATGATGCGTTAGGTGGTGGGAGTAAGGTCTATGCGTACACGAGTTCCGGGCAGCGTGATGCAAGTGCAGACTTCGATCTGCATAGAGACAATGGTAGCCCGGAAGGCATCACGTATGCCAACAACCGATTCTATGTGGTTGATTGGATCGATGAGAAGGTCTATGCGTACACGAGTTCTGGGCAGCGTGATGCAAGTGCAGACTTCGATCTGCATAGACATAATAATTATCCGGCAGGCATCACGTATGCCAACGACCAGTTCTATGTGGTTGATCCGGATGATGAGAAGGTCTATGTGTACACGAGTTCCGGGCAATAGGAACTCGTCGTTTTGTGGTACCGGTATTTCCGATCCCTGGTCTGCGATAACAGAGGGTGAGACGCTAAGATCGGGTAGTGAAAAGATCGATAGGATTCCCCCCGTGGAAAATCATCGCGCGTATTACGGTGTAATGCCTGTAGTTTCTATTTTCTAAAGCATAAACCTGTCTGATTCAGGATTAACTTACGCCCCAGCACAACAATGCTGGGGCGTTCTCTTTTTCTGATGATGACTCCAGTGATAGAACTGTCAGTGAGCGGCAGGGCTTGCACGCACCTCTTACGTCTCCCGTCTTACGTTTTACCCTCACACCACTCGCGGGCGTTTTGAAATATTTGGAGCCATGGAGATGCTTGAAGATCGCGTTTCCAGTGCGCTGGCATATAGCCCCATTGCCACTTGAGAAAGGTGCGTTCGGGATGGGGCATCATGGCGAGGTGGCGACCATCGGGGGAGCAAAGACCGGCAATACCGTGTGGCGAACCATTTGGGTTAAAGGGATAGGCTTCGGTTGCGGTATTGTTGTCATCGACATAGCGCACGGGGGAGAGGTTTTCATCTATGATGCGGTCGAGTACGTCTGTGCGGGGGAAAAATGCGCGGCCTTCGCCGTGCGCGACCCACACGCCGAGGGATGCACCGGCCATGTTTTTGAACATAATCGCTGGACTGTCCTGAATTTGCACAGTGGAAAAACGGGATTCAAAACGCGCGGATTCGTTGCGAATAAACCGGGGTTGTGCCGCGTTGGCAAGGCCGGGAAATGGAACCCAGCCGAGCAGGGCCATAAGTTGACAGCCGTTGCACACGCCGAGGCTGAAGGTATCCGGGCGGTTGTAGAAGGTATCGAATTGAGCGCGTAGGCCGTCGTTGAAGCGAATCACGCCAGCCCACCCTTTGGCCGAGTCGAGCACATCGGCGTAGCTGAATCCACCTACAAACACGACTCCTCTGAACCGATCGTCGAGTGCGATGGTACCAGATAAGAGATCGCTGGTGGTCACATCCCAGGGTTCAAAGCCCGCTGCAAAAAATGCAGAGGTCATTTCGCGGTCTCCATTGCTGCCCTCTTCACGCACGATGGCGACTGCGGGCTTGCGACTCGCATTGAGGATGGCGGGTGGCGTGGGTATTGGCTCAATGGGAACAGTAAATTTAGGACCTGTGCGCGCGTGCAAAGACGCCTCTTCTTGTGCGACGCAGGACGGATTGGTCTGCCTGCGTTCGAGTTGGAAACTCGTAGCTTCCCATAAGTCGCGCAATTCGGGCATGGGACTTTTGAGAACGCGCTGGTTGTTGACAGAAATCTGGATGTAGGGACTGGAGGTTACTTTTCCAATGGTCTGGATAGGCACGGCAGCTTTTTCAAAAATTTCTCGCACAATCGTCAGATTTTTGGGACGCACTTCAAAGACGAGGCCGAGTTCTTCGGAAAAGAGCGAGAAAATTGCATTGGCACGGGTTTGAAGATCGATCTGAATACCACAGTTGCCAGCAAAAGCCATTTCTAAAAGCGCGGTGATAAGACCGCCATCGCTGCGGTCGTGTCCCGAGGCAATGTAATTTTTTGCTATACAGGATTGGAGTGCGCCAATCGCGCGTTTGAGCAGGGCGGGATCATCGACATCTGGCGACTCGTTGCCGAGTTGCTCGTACACCTGGGCTAGAGAAGACCCGCCGAGGCGATGTTTGTCTGCGCCGAGATCGACGTAAAGTATGAGGCCTTCATCGGGATATTTTAAGTCGGGGGTGACGGTCTGTGTAATGTCGGGACTGGTGACATAGCCCGATATGACGAGTGTGCCGGGTGTTTTGACCGTTTCGTCGCCATCCTCTCCCGGTGCGATTGCAGCCATCGAGAGGCTGTCTTTGCCGCCATCTATAGCAATGTCCAATTCGAGCAGAATATCCGTGAGAGCGAGGGCCGCATCGTAAAGTGCTGCGCCTTCTCCAGGCAATTTGGCCGCCCACATCCAGTTGCCAGAACACTTGATGTCTTCGATGGCACTCAGCCGCGCCCAGGCGATATTGGTGAGCATTTCGCCCACGCACAGGCGCCCCATCGCCGCGGGATTGATGAGACCCTTGATGGGTTGTTCGCCAATGGCGGTGGCGGCACCAGTCGTGCCAAAATGGCTTTGTGCAATGACAGCGACATCTGCTGCGGTTATCTGGAGTGGTCCCACGCATTGCTGTTGTGCGACAAGCCCGGTTACACAGCGGTCAACTTTGTTGGTGAGAAATCGTTTGGAACCAACAGAAACGAGGCGAAGCACGCGGTCAAGCGCTTTCTTAACGGTCAGATTTTCGGGCAGGATGAGTGGTTCTGTGCGGATGGGAAAGCGGTCGAGTTTGAATGGCTTTTGCGGCATATCGCCAAGGACTTTTTCCAGATCGAGGTCAACGGGTGTGGTGTTGTCTGTGCTATCGAAGACTACCACGCGTCCATCGCCGGTTACTTCGCCGACAAAAGCGTAGATGACCTTTTCGCGTTTGCAGAGGGCGTCGAAGAGACGGGCGTGTTCGGGACGGATGAGCAGGGCATTGTTTTCCTGATATTCGGCGCCCCAGATTTCGAGTACAGATAGGGTTTCATCTCCAACGGGCACGGCGCGAATATCGATGCGGGCACCTGCTGGCTCAACGATTTCTTTGAGTACATTGCAGTTGCCACCCGCGCCCTGGTCGTGGATGCTGACAATGGGGTTTTGATCACCGAGTTCGACACAGGCGCGGATCACGCGGTTGAGCTTTTGTTCCATTTCTGCATCGCCGCGCTGTACGGCGTTGAAATCGAGCTCGGCTTCGTTTTCGCCCTGCACCATGCTCGATGCAGCGCCGCCCCCCATGCCAATGCGATAGGCTGGCCCACCGATTTTGGTGACGAGCATTTGGGGTTCAGGCTTTTCTTTGTTTGTATGGCGCGCGTCCATCTGACCGATCCCGCCGCTGAACATAATGGGTTTGATCCATTCTCTGCGTTCTCCATTGGGCAGGCGCATACCATAGGATCGCGTGTAGCCCTGTATGAGGGGTTCGCCAAATTTGTTGCCATAATCCGAGGCTCCATTGCTGGCTTCAATTGCGATTTGTAAGGGGGTAGCGAGGTTATCGGGATATTGAAATTTGGGATTTTCCCAGGGCAGATCGTATCCAGGGATATACAAATTGCCCACGCAATACGCCGCTGTACCCGCTATGACGAGCGCGCCGCGGCCCGTGGCTTGCACATCCCGGATGCGCCCGCCCGTACCTGTTTCTGCGCCGGGAAAAGGGGCAACACCCGATGGAAAGTTGTGGGTTTCCGCAGTGAAGATGATGTCACAGGCGCGGTCTGAGAATGTAAAAGGAGAGGGATTACCGATGGTAGTGGGTACAATAGTGCGTATCGGATACCCCTGGATGGCACTGGAATTGTCTTTGAAGGCGATGGTGCTATTGTTGGGGTTGGCTTTGAGTGTCGATTGAATCATGGCGATGAGGTGATCGGGTATCTCTTCGCCATCGATGATGAGGCGGCCTTTGAAAAACCAGTGTCTGCAATGTTCGCTATTGGATTGGGCAATGTCAAAACATTCGACGTTGGTGGGATTGCGTCCGATCTCGTCGAGAAAGAGATCTGTATAATAATTGAGGTCCCATTCGTCGAATGCCAGGCCCATGGTGCGATTGATTTTTTCGAGGGCGCGGCGACCCCCTTCTACGAGGGGAATCTCGGACACGGGTTCTGGTTTTGCATCGGAGTCAAAGGAGGTAAGGGGATTGGGATACAGGCATTCGGTCATGCGGTCGTGTACGAGGGACAAAAAGATATTCTGCTGATCCAGGCTTAAGGCTGGCTTGATGAGGTAACGCCGCGATCGTTCGATGCGAGAAATTTGCGTGATCCCACAGGCGTGGCATATTGCCGTGGCATTTGTTGACCATGCTGTGGAAAAATTCATGCGCGGTCCCACTTCGAGGATCGTGCCAGGCCCCGTAAGAAAGGACTGTTCTGCGAATTGATCTGCCTCAAAGGTTTCGGATAGCAGATAGATGAGTCGGTTTTGCTGGCCGGCAGAAAGCGGACTGCCTATTTGTATGTTGAAACAGTATTCGGTTTCAATATCGTGAATGTGTGTAGAAACGCGTTGTCTTGACAATTGGAGCAGGGTGTGTTGCTGCGTGGGGGAGAGAGCAGGCATGCGAAAGAAATGCTTCAGGCTCATGGGGTCCTCAGTAAATGAAATTGTTGTCTGCCTCTTTGAGTGGGGGAAGATTTTGATCGCGCCTGGAAAGGATAGGATTTTTTATCGGCCAGGAAATGCCTAAGTTGGGATCATCCCAGGAAATACCGCGATAGGTCTCTGGCGCGTAAATATCCGTGCATTTGTATGTGAAGTCCGCCATCTCGCTGAGAACGCAAAATCCGTGTGCAAAGCCGGGGGGAACATACAGGAGTTCGGATCGCGCTTCGGAAAGATGAATGCCGGTCCATTGACCATAAGTGGGGGACCCCCGTCGAATATCGACGGCAACATCGTATATTTCGCCTTTGAGCACCTGGATGAGTTTGCCCTGTGCGCGGGGGACTTTTTGGTAGTGCAATCCGCGCAGCACGCCGCGGGTAGAGTGAGAGTGGTTATCCTGAACGAACATTTCTGAAATGCCGTTGGCTTTGAAGTCGTCTCGTTTGTACGTTTCGACAAAAAAACCGCGATCGTCGGAAAATCGCTTTGCGCGAACGAGAATGACGTCGGGTATGGCGAGGTGTTCAAATTCAAAGGACATGATGAAGTGTGAAGGATGAAGTGTGAAGTGTGCAACGGTGTATGAAGGCGAGTAATTCGAGCATGACTGGTCGCAGTCCAGGCCAGTTCACGATGGACAGTTTGTCTCCACCAGTCCCCAGCCCCACGCCTTTACAAAATATCATCCACAAGCTGCGGGGCAAGTCCTATATAGGATTCAGGCGTCAGGTTTTTCAGGTTTTTGAGGTCTTCCTGGGGGAGGGCGAGGGAGTTGAGAAAGTCGTCGAGATCGGTCTTTGTAATGTCTGTACCTCGGGTGAGGTCTTTCATAAGTTCGTAGGCGTTTTCATATCCAGTTTTCCGCATGACGGTTTGCACGGCTTCGCCGAGGATTTCCCAGGCGTTTTCGAGATCGCCGGCAATGGCCTGTTTATCGATGGCGACCTTGCCCATACCATTCAGGATGGATTTCAGGGCGAGACACGCATGGCCGATGGCCGGGCCAATATTGCGGCTGGCTGAGGAGTCGGACAGATCGCGCTGGAGGCGTGAGACGGGTAATTTGGTCGATAGGTGTTCGAGCAGGGCTGTGCTGATGCCCAGATTGGCTTCGGCATTTTCAAAGTCGATGGGATTGACTTTGTGGGGCATGGTCGAGGATCCGACTTCTGATGCGACTGTTTTCTGGCGAAAATAGGATAGAGATATGTATGTCCACATGTCGCGGGCAAAGTCGAGTGAGATGGTGTTGAAGCGGACGATCAGGTGAAAAATTTCGGCCATATAATCGTGCGATTCAATCTGCGTGGTGAGGGGATTGAATGTGAGACCGAGACGCTGGACGAAATCGCGGGCGAGGTCGTGCCAGCACACTTCGGGATAAGCCGCGACATGCGCGTTGTAATTGCCGGTGGCACCATTGAATTTGCCGAGGTATTCGAGCTGTGTGGCCTGTTTGATCTGCCGCTGCCAGCGATAGACAAATACGGCGAGTTCTTTGCCCATTGTGGTCGGGGTGGCGGGTTGACCGTGTGTACGCGCGAGTATGGGGAGGCTTTTGGTGTCCTGCGCGAGTTGTGAAGTGATTTGTATAACTTCCTGTGCCAGTGGAAGAAAGACATCTTTGATAGCGGATTTGAGCATGAGCGCGTGGGCGAGATTGCTGATGTCCTCAGAGGTGCAGCAAAAATGCACGGCTTCACAGACGTCGGCGAGCGATGTTTCCTCAAGGCGTTCTCTGACGTAGTATTCGACGGATTTGACATCGTGATTGGTGACTCTTTCGATTGCAACAACGCGCTGGGCCTGCTGTTCATCGAAAGTTTCTATCCAGGACTTCAATATCTGGTGTTCGGCATCGGTGAATGTGCGGACGTGTGTGAGTACGGGATGCTCTGATTGGAAGCGCAACCATTCGATTTCGATTTGCACGCGATAGGCTATTAGCGCAAAATGCGAGAGACAGGGAACGAGATCTGTCAAGCGGCTCGTGTAGCGATTGTCGAGGGGAGAGAGTGCGGTGAGGGTCATGGGGATTCCTTTACTGATCTTCCGGGTCACCGTATTCGAGGGGATCGTCATCATCGGGAAATTCAAAAACATATCCGCACGGGCATATCGGATGATCGGACTCGCGCGGGGTGTTGCATTCGGGACAGCGTTCAACGGGTTTGTAGAGGTATTTTGCCAATATGACAACGATGAGGACAGTGGCAAAAATAATGGTGTAGAACATTGTGAAAAAAAATAACAGGCGGGAAAAATACCCGCCTGTTTGGTTGTGTGTTCAGGTTGTGCTCATATCGCCTTCTCTGGCAACGGCTCCGATCGGTTTTTCTCGAGCGTTGGTGATGAGTTGGTCTATGCGTTCCTGAAGGGTTTTAATGTCTTGCTCGAAATCGTCGAGTTCTTTGACGAGGTCATCGAAATCGAGCCTGATCGCGTTCGCTTTCCTCAAACCCATTAGATTTCCTTTCTGATACGGGATGGCATCAGGGAGAGGGGGAGGGGAGTCTGGGAAAGGGAATAGGAATATAGGACAAGCCGGGGCTGTCGTCAAGGGAGATTCGCCAATAGCGCGTCGATTTGATCTCTGGTGGGAATCGCGGGTTGAGCACCTGCTTTGCCGACGGTGAGAGCGCCTGCGGCGCACGCAAAGCGAATGGCGGTTTCAAGGGATTGGTTTTCGCTTAAGGCGCAGGATAGCGCGCCATTAAAGGCATCGCCGGCACCTGTGGTATCTATTGGTGTAGCTTTAAAAGCCGGTATGTGTAAAGTTTGATCTGGTGTCGCCAAAAACGCGCCCTGTGCTCCCAGGGTGATGATCGCGTTTTGAGCGCCTTTTTGGAGGAGTTTGTCGGCTGCCTTTGCGATATTTTGAGAGCTGTTGGGAGGGATTCCCGTGAGGTATTCGGTCTCAGTTTGATTGGGCGTAATGAGAAACAGGTGAGACCAGATTTCGGCTGGCAGGTCTGCTGCTGGCGCTGGATTGAGTACGACGCGGGTCTTATTTTTTCTCGATAAAGATGCGGCATGGACGACGGTTTCAAGCGGGATTTCGAGTTGAAGCAAGCATATTTCTGCATTCTCATAGACCTGATCTTGGATTTGATCGGGTGACAGGGCCGCATTTGCGCCTGAAGCGACCGCAATGCTGTTTTCACCACGATCATCCACGAGGATAAAAGCAACGCCTGAAGGCAGATGGGGGTCGGATACAATCCATTGGGTGTCGATCATCTCGCGTTGAAAGGCCGATAGAGCTTGCGCACCAAAATCATCACACCCCAGGCGCGCTATAAATGTGACCTGCGCCCCTGCGCGGGCTGCGGCAACGGCCTGGTTGGCGCCTTTGCCGCCTGCAGCGGTAAAGAACGCGCCGCCGAGTACTGTTTCCCCCGGCGATGGCAATTTATTGGCGCGAATAACCAGATCGGTATTGGAACTGCCTATGACGAGAACGCGAGACATGGAGAATCTCTCGGGTTTTGTTCAGGTACTTAAACATTCATGCGAAAATCTCTTGTGCAAGTCAAGAGGTTGGGATTATATGTTTTTCACCAGGTCGGTATTCTTGACTTGACAGGTGCGTTTGCTTATGTTGTGAAAGTCCTTATACTTTTGGTGAGTTTGAAATCAAGCGCGAGAAAAACGCGCCCTTTTTTGTTTTAGAACTGGGGAACATTACAGAATCTGCATCGTTTATCAGACAGGACGACATGTTACATAGTTCTCTTAAGATCATGCAGATTGGCGGATCATGAAACGATTTTTACATATTTGTTGTGCGTGTCTGATCGCGTTGAGTGTGGGATGTGCACAAAAAAAATACAGGCGCTTGAGTCCAGAGGTTTATTACAAAGACGCGCAAGATGCACTAAAAAATAAGAAGTGCTACGACGCCGAGTTATTGTTTAGAAATATGCTATCGGATTTTCCCGGATCTCATTTGTCAGATGAGGCGCAATTTGGGTTGGGCAAAGCTTATCAGTGTCAAAAAGATTATGTAACGGCTATTTTTGAATACGAACGCCTGCTCAATGAATATCCCGTGAGTCCTTATGCCGCAGAAGCCCGGTTCCAGATTGGCGAGTGTTATTATCAGGATGCGCGCGATATTCACCACGATCAGGATGAAACGCACAAGGCAATTCGAGAATTTGCGCGGTTTATTGAAGATTATCCACAAAGCGATCTCGTCTCTCAGGCAGAGAATAGAATTAACGCGTTGCGCAATCAACTGGCCCGCAAGGACATCATGATTGCATACGATTATATCCTGTGGAAATATTATTCCTCGGCCAAACTCTACGCCGAAGGCATATTGAAGGAATATCCCGATACTGAGGCTGCTTTAGAGGCGCGTTTTATCATTGCACAGGTCAATTTTAAGACCGGGGCACTCGACGAGGCGCTCAACGAGCTTACGTTGTTGATAGGGCGGGATTTGCCCGCGAAGTTGAAGGAAAAAGTCATTGAAGAGATGGAAAAAATAAAAAAAGCGCAGTCCAAATTGCGCGTTGAAAAACCTTAGGATGACAAAGCGCGTTGGCATTTTTGGAGGGACATTTGATCCCATTCACATCGGGCATTTAATTATCGGGCAGGAAATTATGCTCCAATGTGCGCTCGATCGGGTTGTGTTTATGCCGTCGGGCGACCCGCCGCTCAAACACACGATGACTTCGGCCGAAGATCGCGCGAGGATGGTCAGTCTGGCCGTGCGC is part of the Gemmatimonadota bacterium genome and encodes:
- the purL gene encoding phosphoribosylformylglycinamidine synthase — its product is MSLKHFFRMPALSPTQQHTLLQLSRQRVSTHIHDIETEYCFNIQIGSPLSAGQQNRLIYLLSETFEADQFAEQSFLTGPGTILEVGPRMNFSTAWSTNATAICHACGITQISRIERSRRYLIKPALSLDQQNIFLSLVHDRMTECLYPNPLTSFDSDAKPEPVSEIPLVEGGRRALEKINRTMGLAFDEWDLNYYTDLFLDEIGRNPTNVECFDIAQSNSEHCRHWFFKGRLIIDGEEIPDHLIAMIQSTLKANPNNSTIAFKDNSSAIQGYPIRTIVPTTIGNPSPFTFSDRACDIIFTAETHNFPSGVAPFPGAETGTGGRIRDVQATGRGALVIAGTAAYCVGNLYIPGYDLPWENPKFQYPDNLATPLQIAIEASNGASDYGNKFGEPLIQGYTRSYGMRLPNGERREWIKPIMFSGGIGQMDARHTNKEKPEPQMLVTKIGGPAYRIGMGGGAASSMVQGENEAELDFNAVQRGDAEMEQKLNRVIRACVELGDQNPIVSIHDQGAGGNCNVLKEIVEPAGARIDIRAVPVGDETLSVLEIWGAEYQENNALLIRPEHARLFDALCKREKVIYAFVGEVTGDGRVVVFDSTDNTTPVDLDLEKVLGDMPQKPFKLDRFPIRTEPLILPENLTVKKALDRVLRLVSVGSKRFLTNKVDRCVTGLVAQQQCVGPLQITAADVAVIAQSHFGTTGAATAIGEQPIKGLINPAAMGRLCVGEMLTNIAWARLSAIEDIKCSGNWMWAAKLPGEGAALYDAALALTDILLELDIAIDGGKDSLSMAAIAPGEDGDETVKTPGTLVISGYVTSPDITQTVTPDLKYPDEGLILYVDLGADKHRLGGSSLAQVYEQLGNESPDVDDPALLKRAIGALQSCIAKNYIASGHDRSDGGLITALLEMAFAGNCGIQIDLQTRANAIFSLFSEELGLVFEVRPKNLTIVREIFEKAAVPIQTIGKVTSSPYIQISVNNQRVLKSPMPELRDLWEATSFQLERRQTNPSCVAQEEASLHARTGPKFTVPIEPIPTPPAILNASRKPAVAIVREEGSNGDREMTSAFFAAGFEPWDVTTSDLLSGTIALDDRFRGVVFVGGFSYADVLDSAKGWAGVIRFNDGLRAQFDTFYNRPDTFSLGVCNGCQLMALLGWVPFPGLANAAQPRFIRNESARFESRFSTVQIQDSPAIMFKNMAGASLGVWVAHGEGRAFFPRTDVLDRIIDENLSPVRYVDDNNTATEAYPFNPNGSPHGIAGLCSPDGRHLAMMPHPERTFLKWQWGYMPAHWKRDLQASPWLQIFQNAREWCEGKT
- the bamD gene encoding outer membrane protein assembly factor BamD, with the protein product MKRFLHICCACLIALSVGCAQKKYRRLSPEVYYKDAQDALKNKKCYDAELLFRNMLSDFPGSHLSDEAQFGLGKAYQCQKDYVTAIFEYERLLNEYPVSPYAAEARFQIGECYYQDARDIHHDQDETHKAIREFARFIEDYPQSDLVSQAENRINALRNQLARKDIMIAYDYILWKYYSSAKLYAEGILKEYPDTEAALEARFIIAQVNFKTGALDEALNELTLLIGRDLPAKLKEKVIEEMEKIKKAQSKLRVEKP
- the purB gene encoding adenylosuccinate lyase; this translates as MTLTALSPLDNRYTSRLTDLVPCLSHFALIAYRVQIEIEWLRFQSEHPVLTHVRTFTDAEHQILKSWIETFDEQQAQRVVAIERVTNHDVKSVEYYVRERLEETSLADVCEAVHFCCTSEDISNLAHALMLKSAIKDVFLPLAQEVIQITSQLAQDTKSLPILARTHGQPATPTTMGKELAVFVYRWQRQIKQATQLEYLGKFNGATGNYNAHVAAYPEVCWHDLARDFVQRLGLTFNPLTTQIESHDYMAEIFHLIVRFNTISLDFARDMWTYISLSYFRQKTVASEVGSSTMPHKVNPIDFENAEANLGISTALLEHLSTKLPVSRLQRDLSDSSASRNIGPAIGHACLALKSILNGMGKVAIDKQAIAGDLENAWEILGEAVQTVMRKTGYENAYELMKDLTRGTDITKTDLDDFLNSLALPQEDLKNLKNLTPESYIGLAPQLVDDIL
- the rfbC gene encoding dTDP-4-dehydrorhamnose 3,5-epimerase; the encoded protein is MSFEFEHLAIPDVILVRAKRFSDDRGFFVETYKRDDFKANGISEMFVQDNHSHSTRGVLRGLHYQKVPRAQGKLIQVLKGEIYDVAVDIRRGSPTYGQWTGIHLSEARSELLYVPPGFAHGFCVLSEMADFTYKCTDIYAPETYRGISWDDPNLGISWPIKNPILSRRDQNLPPLKEADNNFIY
- the rbsK gene encoding ribokinase — protein: MSRVLVIGSSNTDLVIRANKLPSPGETVLGGAFFTAAGGKGANQAVAAARAGAQVTFIARLGCDDFGAQALSAFQREMIDTQWIVSDPHLPSGVAFILVDDRGENSIAVASGANAALSPDQIQDQVYENAEICLLQLEIPLETVVHAASLSRKNKTRVVLNPAPAADLPAEIWSHLFLITPNQTETEYLTGIPPNSSQNIAKAADKLLQKGAQNAIITLGAQGAFLATPDQTLHIPAFKATPIDTTGAGDAFNGALSCALSENQSLETAIRFACAAGALTVGKAGAQPAIPTRDQIDALLANLP